The Gordonibacter urolithinfaciens genome contains a region encoding:
- the arcA gene encoding arginine deiminase produces MAGVNVKSEIKPLKRVLLHRPGKELLNLTPNTLEELLFDDIPFLKVAQEEHDAFAQALRDNGVEVVYLEDLMTEVLDQNPDVRETFLKQFIEEAGIRTDRYQKIIFDYLNDNYPENKDLVLKTMEGINLTELHTDKSNSLVDLVSEASKMVVAPMPNLYFTRDNFAMIGNGVSINRMYSVTRNRETIYGEYIFKYHPDFKDVPQYYSRYNTFHIEGGDILNINDHVLAVGISQRTEPDAIDALAHNIFNDETSPIDTILAFNIPNNRAMMHLDTVFTQIDTDKFTIHPGIMGPLTVFEITPEGEGIKVKEMTGKLEDILEKYVGMPVELIPCGGGDRIAAEREQWNDGSNTLCIAPGTVCVYERNDVTNKVLEEKGIKLIVIPSAELSRGRGGPRCMSMPIWRED; encoded by the coding sequence CCCGTTCTTGAAGGTCGCCCAGGAGGAGCATGACGCGTTCGCCCAGGCTCTGCGCGACAACGGCGTGGAGGTCGTGTATCTCGAGGATCTCATGACCGAAGTGCTCGACCAGAACCCCGACGTGCGCGAGACTTTCCTGAAGCAGTTCATCGAGGAAGCCGGCATCCGCACCGACCGCTACCAGAAGATCATCTTCGACTACCTGAACGACAACTATCCCGAGAACAAGGACCTCGTGCTGAAGACGATGGAGGGCATCAACCTCACCGAGCTCCACACCGACAAGTCCAACTCGCTGGTGGATCTCGTGTCCGAGGCCTCCAAGATGGTCGTCGCCCCCATGCCGAACCTGTACTTCACGCGCGACAACTTCGCCATGATCGGCAACGGCGTGTCCATCAACCGCATGTACTCCGTCACGCGCAACCGCGAGACCATCTACGGCGAGTACATCTTCAAGTACCACCCGGACTTCAAGGACGTCCCCCAGTACTACAGCCGCTACAACACGTTCCACATCGAGGGCGGCGACATCCTCAACATCAACGACCACGTGCTCGCTGTGGGCATCTCGCAGCGCACCGAGCCCGACGCCATCGACGCGTTGGCGCATAACATCTTCAACGACGAGACCAGCCCCATCGACACCATCCTGGCGTTCAACATCCCGAACAACCGCGCCATGATGCACCTCGACACGGTGTTCACCCAGATCGACACGGACAAGTTCACCATCCATCCGGGCATCATGGGCCCGCTGACCGTGTTCGAGATCACCCCCGAGGGCGAGGGCATCAAGGTCAAGGAGATGACCGGCAAGCTCGAGGACATCCTCGAGAAGTACGTCGGCATGCCGGTGGAGCTCATCCCCTGCGGCGGCGGCGACCGCATCGCGGCCGAGCGCGAGCAGTGGAACGACGGCAGCAACACGCTGTGCATCGCCCCCGGCACGGTCTGCGTGTACGAGCGCAACGACGTGACGAACAAGGTGCTCGAGGAGAAGGGCATCAAGCTGATCGTGATCCCCTCCGCCGAGCTGTCCCGCGGCCGTGGCGGCCCACGCTGCATGAGCATGCCCATCTGGCGCGAGGACTAG